From Cydia fagiglandana chromosome 6, ilCydFagi1.1, whole genome shotgun sequence, the proteins below share one genomic window:
- the LOC134665129 gene encoding ubiquinol-cytochrome-c reductase complex assembly factor 6, with translation MPVGVTWGQYMAFTAAAAFSMLAGSQIVHQYYKPLKDLNEYINKELKNLPPNVQEKIRQELQDEGVLK, from the coding sequence ATGCCTGTGGGAGTGACTTGGGGGCAGTACATGGCTTTCACGGCCGCGGCTGCGTTTTCTATGCTAGCTGGCTCGCAGATAGTTCACCAGTACTACAAGCCCTTGAAAGATCTAAATGAATACATAAATAAGGAGCTGAAGAACTTGCCTCCTAATGTACAGGAAAAGATAAGGCAGGAATTGCAAGATGAAGGTGTTCTTAAATAA
- the LOC134665128 gene encoding small integral membrane protein 4, translating into MRIGWLHKLVNKWPGKKTFGMYRFLPIFFVLGASLEFSMINWRVGEVNFYNTFKKRQAHDIVEDKIKKYSSL; encoded by the coding sequence ATGAGAATAGGCTGGCTACATAAACTAGTGAACAAATGGCCTGGGAAAAAGACATTTGGCATGTATAGGTTCTTACCTATATTCTTTGTTCTTGGAGCATCTTTGGAGTTTTCAATGATAAACTGGAGAGTGGGTGAAGTGAACTTTTACAATACTTTTAAAAAGAGGCAAGCACACGACATTGTTGAAGACAAAATCAAGAAATATTCGTCACTTTGA